In the genome of Epinephelus lanceolatus isolate andai-2023 chromosome 18, ASM4190304v1, whole genome shotgun sequence, one region contains:
- the hrob gene encoding uncharacterized protein hrob: protein MTAMTCKLNGLFSIGEDFDDEDLLGTDWAVRSASGPADVAAAVSSCTLRASSAAHREPEKNCPQQTGARSAILCNGTASRSSTHTAAGQTVALGLRQLSSSSSSSSSSAQPLPPTLNNSQPNLASQQSHANTEGPPKPCTAQDDFDDWDVDLADLDECDRQMGQPPAPAPPAPEVALASSAKTLRPPTCGGIQTQPNRTLRDVSTARQASSSHNLQPQISSTPLLRSPNPHPAFLSAPPQSPTVFPGLTASSAAPSPIPRTLNRPQQPQRPFTTPKPSPQDRTLFQTVSPAPSSTPSVSSSTLSPHPLHTPVLTNRLVQLVSASNKLPKKRPRSEPHQPRTRRFPGPAGFLPQQPQGQSLDDIVVSVPQIPAHGVVARSPSQGSGSQTEEDEFSGGAWAAMKAEMGLDERNPLCFLHSYSVVMVLRKAALKQLMRNKVPNMAVVLKSIIYTHADAKAVFKDPTGEIQGTVHRRLLEDRVEELKVGAVLLLKQVGVFSPSHRNHYLNVTPNNLLRIYSPDGVSLSSTQLPPLILEPMLLSPTRPPTAILREPVSQMQLVFDEDDDEGQEGGKCSERGEDPQDRRDTRADSSRGPQEPAAAPQDSGWGADDDLDELLGELPEDTYSL from the exons ATGACTGCGATG ACGTGCAAATTAAATGGCCTGTTCAGCATTGGCGAGGACTTTGATGATGAG gACCTGCTCGGGACAGACTGGGCTGTCCGCTCAGCCTCTGGACCAGCCGATGTGGCAGCTGCTGTGTCATCTTGCACGCTCCGGGCTTCCTCTGCCGCTCACAGAGAGCCGGAGAAAAATTGCCCTCAGCAAACTGGAGCGAGATCAGCCATCTTGTGTAATGGCACAGCATCAAGAAGCAGCACGCACACGGCTGCTGGACAAACTGTTGCTCTGGGTTTGAGacagctctcctcctcctcctcctcctcctcctcctctgctcagcCCCTTCCCCCCACACTGAATAATTCTCAGCCTAATTTGGCATCACAACAGAGTCATGCCAACACCGAGGGACCACCAAAGCCCTGCACGGCTCAGGATGATTTTGATGATTGGGATGTTGACCTGGCAGATCTGGATGAGTGTGACCGCCAGATGGGGCAGCCTCCTGCTCCAGCCCCACCTGCGCCCGAGGTTGCGCTTGCATCTTCAGCCAAAACGCTGCGACCCCCGACCTGTGGAGGGATTCAGACACAACCTAATCGGACCCTGAGGGACGTCAGCACTGCACGCCAGGCTTCATCTAGTCATAACTTACAGCCTCAGATTTCCTCCACACCCCTTCTGCGATCTCCAAATCCCCATCCTGCTTTCCTGTCAGCCCCTCCACAGAGTCCTACTGTTTTCCCTGGTCTTACTGCGTCCTCTGCTGCCCCTAGCCCCATTCCCAGGACACTAAACAGGCCCCAGCAGCCACAGAGACCATTTACAACTCCTAAACCCTCCCCTCAGGACCGCACCCTCTTTCAGACAGTCTCCCCAGCGCCTTCTTCCACCCCATCTGTGAGCTCCTCCACTCTGAGCCCTCATCCCCTACACACACCAGTCCTCACCAACCGCCTGGTCCAGTTGGTGTCAGCTTCTAATAAGCTTCCTAAAAAGAGGCCTCGCTCCGAGCCTCATCAGCCAAGAACGCGACGCTTCCCCGGCCCCGCTGGATTCCTGCCGCAGCAG CCGCAGGGTCAGAGCCTGGATGACATCGTGGTTTCTGTCCCTCAGATTCCAGCTCATGGTGTTGTGGCCCGGTCACCAAGCCAg GGCTCCGGCTCACAGACTGAAGAAGATGAGTTCAGCGGCGGCGCCTGGGCAGCGATGAAGGCAGAGATGGGCTTGGATGAGAGGAACCCTTTATGCTTTCTGCACTCCTACAGTGTGGTCATGGTGCTCCGAAAG GCTGCACTGAAACAGCTGATGAGAAACAAAGTGCCCAACATGGCTGTCGTCCTGAAGAGCATCATCTACACACATGCTGATGCCAAGGCTGTGTTTAAGGATCCAACAG GGGAGATTCAGGGAACAGTGCATCGGCGTCTCCTAGAGGACCGAGTGGAGGAGCTGAAGGTCGGAGCTGTACTCCTGCTCAAACAA GTGGGTGTGTTTTCCCCCTCCCATCGAAACCATTACCTGAACGTGACACCTAATAACCTGCTGAGGATCTACTCCCCCGATGGAGTCAGTCTGTCCTCCACTCAGCTTCCCCCGCTCATCCTG gaGCCGATGTTGCTTTCACCCACTCGGCCTCCCACCGCCATCCTCAGGGAGCCCGTGTCTCAGATGCAGCTGGTGTTTGACGAGGACGATGACGAAGGACAAGAGGGGGGGAAATGCTCCGAGAGAGGCGAAGACCCTCAAGACAGAAGAGACACTAGAGCCGACTCCAGCAGAGGCCCCCAAGAGCCTGCTGCAGCACCACAGGACTCAGGCTGGGGTGCAG ATGATGACCTGGATG